The following coding sequences lie in one Candidatus Dormiibacterota bacterium genomic window:
- a CDS encoding metalloregulator ArsR/SmtB family transcription factor, which yields MASSPLLNNPSLREFRAHYQALASITRLRILQYLAGIPEITVLELADAIGISQPRLSWHLRMLRRGQLVRARRVGRTIHYSLNREGLHAFQRELTTLIAPRPRVKALQHEWRQV from the coding sequence ATGGCATCCTCTCCCCTCCTCAATAATCCCTCCCTGCGCGAATTCCGAGCCCATTACCAGGCCCTGGCCAGCATTACGCGCCTGCGCATCCTTCAATACCTGGCCGGCATTCCGGAGATCACCGTTCTCGAGCTCGCCGATGCGATCGGCATCAGCCAGCCTCGCCTGAGCTGGCACCTGCGGATGTTGCGACGCGGCCAGCTGGTCCGTGCGCGGCGGGTGGGGCGCACGATTCACTACTCACTCAACCGGGAAGGCCTGCACGCCTTCCAACGAGAACTGACGACTCTGATCGCGCCTCGACCTCGGGTCAAGGCGCTGCAACACGAATGGAGGCAGGTGTAA
- a CDS encoding AAA family ATPase, producing MPASRTRRSTALVPKGFAAIAGHDRAISILRAHQRAGRLAHAYCLTGEEAIGKTAVARALAEELLLGEGQPSRLEVHPDFWSDDRPEAISIDEIRFHPERGAPTHEQSLQQFLSLKPFVAPLRVALLANAERMTEAAQNCLLKTLEEPPPNTVLVLTTAYPDHLLPTCLSRCQVIALSPVGRPAMVGFIKARQPNEAEAEALVGLAHGRPGWAARALTDRDWVVRIDRWAEQLAALAFEDVDGVLTYAARFGQGPQAEMRLVAADALRGFTAFLRDAMLLQAGVLSSMPAERRSALEAWSARVPVDHVRASLAAAQRTQLLIDQNVNPRLAMEVMLLDLRVRRPA from the coding sequence ATGCCAGCCTCGCGGACTCGTCGAAGCACGGCACTTGTGCCTAAAGGTTTTGCCGCGATCGCCGGGCACGATCGAGCCATCTCGATCCTGCGAGCTCACCAGCGAGCCGGCCGCCTGGCCCATGCCTACTGCCTCACCGGCGAGGAAGCGATCGGCAAAACCGCCGTCGCGCGGGCGCTCGCCGAAGAGCTGCTCCTGGGCGAAGGGCAGCCGTCGCGCCTCGAGGTCCACCCGGACTTCTGGTCGGATGACCGGCCGGAGGCGATCAGCATCGACGAGATCCGGTTTCATCCGGAACGCGGGGCTCCGACCCACGAGCAATCGCTCCAGCAGTTCCTTAGCCTGAAACCATTCGTGGCGCCGCTCCGGGTGGCGCTCCTGGCAAATGCCGAACGGATGACCGAGGCCGCGCAGAACTGCCTGCTGAAAACGCTCGAAGAGCCCCCTCCCAACACCGTCCTGGTGTTGACCACGGCCTATCCGGATCATCTCCTTCCCACCTGCCTGTCGCGCTGCCAGGTGATAGCCCTTTCGCCAGTAGGAAGGCCTGCGATGGTCGGCTTCATCAAGGCGCGTCAGCCGAATGAAGCGGAGGCCGAAGCGCTCGTCGGGCTTGCGCATGGCCGCCCAGGATGGGCGGCGCGCGCGCTCACCGACCGCGATTGGGTGGTGCGGATCGACCGCTGGGCCGAGCAACTGGCGGCGCTGGCCTTTGAGGACGTCGACGGTGTGCTGACCTACGCGGCGCGGTTCGGCCAGGGCCCGCAAGCCGAGATGCGGCTGGTAGCCGCGGATGCCCTCCGCGGTTTCACCGCCTTCCTCCGCGACGCAATGTTGCTCCAGGCTGGCGTCCTGAGTTCGATGCCGGCGGAGCGGAGGTCCGCGCTCGAAGCGTGGTCGGCCCGGGTCCCCGTGGACCACGTGCGGGCATCGCTGGCGGCGGCTCAGCGTACCCAGTTGCTGATCGATCAGAATGTAAATCCTCGCCTTGCCATGGAAGTCATGCTGCTCGACCTGCGCGTCCGTCGCCCGGCATGA
- a CDS encoding D-glycerate dehydrogenase — MSSVFVTLPLPSPGIDMLRERFEVTMMEAEGMPAETLKRHIAEADPIGIVGMVNVPITDEIMAAAPHLRVVANYAVGYNNVDVAAATRRGVLVTNTPGVLTDATADLAFALILAVARRVVESDRFLREGKFKGWKADLLLGSDVYGQVLGVIGFGRIGQAVARRGLGFNMSILYSDAHRASPEVESELRAQYVPLDELLRKADFVTIHADLNDQTRHLIGERELKLMGPEHYLINAARGPIVDEKALVRALKEGWIKGAGLDVYEREPKTEAGLTDCWNAVLLPHLGSATVTARAAMAETAAKNVIAAVEGQTPPNLVNPEALAVRH, encoded by the coding sequence ATGAGCAGTGTCTTCGTCACGCTGCCCCTGCCGTCGCCTGGCATCGACATGCTCAGGGAGCGCTTCGAGGTCACGATGATGGAGGCGGAAGGGATGCCGGCCGAGACGCTGAAGCGGCACATTGCCGAAGCGGATCCGATCGGCATCGTCGGCATGGTCAATGTCCCGATCACCGATGAAATCATGGCGGCCGCGCCTCACCTCCGGGTGGTGGCGAACTACGCCGTCGGCTACAACAACGTCGATGTGGCGGCTGCCACCCGCCGCGGGGTGCTGGTCACCAACACGCCCGGCGTGCTGACCGATGCGACCGCCGACCTGGCGTTCGCCCTCATCCTGGCGGTCGCCCGCCGGGTGGTGGAGTCTGACCGGTTTCTTCGGGAAGGGAAATTCAAGGGCTGGAAGGCCGACCTCCTGCTCGGCAGCGATGTCTATGGCCAGGTGCTGGGCGTCATCGGCTTCGGTCGAATCGGGCAGGCCGTAGCGCGGCGCGGCCTGGGCTTCAACATGTCGATCCTCTATTCCGACGCGCACCGGGCCAGCCCCGAAGTGGAGTCCGAGCTGCGCGCCCAGTACGTCCCGCTCGACGAGCTGCTGCGCAAGGCCGACTTCGTGACCATTCACGCCGACTTGAACGATCAGACCCGCCACCTGATCGGCGAACGGGAGCTGAAGTTGATGGGGCCTGAGCACTACCTGATCAATGCCGCGCGCGGACCGATCGTCGACGAGAAGGCCCTGGTGCGGGCGCTCAAAGAAGGCTGGATCAAGGGAGCGGGTCTCGACGTCTACGAGCGGGAGCCGAAGACCGAGGCGGGGCTGACCGATTGCTGGAACGCCGTCTTGCTGCCCCACCTGGGGAGCGCCACGGTGACGGCCCGAGCCGCCATGGCTGAGACCGCGGCGAAGAACGTGATCGCGGCGGTCGAGGGGCAGACCCCGCCCAACCTGGTCAACCCGGAAGCGCTCGCCGTCCGCCACTAG
- a CDS encoding Cof-type HAD-IIB family hydrolase gives MRIRLLAIDLDGTLVNDRLEMDPRDVAAVKAATAAGVKVVLATGRMFKSSQRYAEPLGLTGPIINYQGAVVREIASGDIWSRCELTVPMQQRVLAFAEPRDWHVNAYVAEHVYTARARPEADLYARIAMVPYEVVGPLSKWVKQDSTKMVLVDLDPADVPKRIAELTDWMGDIGRVTRSLDWFVEVINPQVSKSRALAMVADRLGIAQAEVCAIGDNTNDEDMVSWAGFGVAMGQAPDALKAVANYVTGRIGEAGVAQVIERFVIGKEEPRMRA, from the coding sequence GTGCGCATCCGGCTGCTGGCCATCGATCTTGATGGCACGCTGGTCAACGACCGGCTGGAGATGGACCCGCGGGACGTCGCCGCGGTTAAGGCGGCCACTGCCGCGGGCGTCAAGGTGGTGCTGGCGACAGGCCGCATGTTCAAGTCGTCACAGCGCTATGCGGAACCACTTGGCCTGACGGGCCCGATCATCAACTACCAGGGGGCGGTGGTCCGCGAGATCGCCAGCGGCGATATCTGGTCTCGGTGCGAGCTGACCGTGCCGATGCAACAGCGGGTGCTGGCGTTTGCCGAGCCCCGGGACTGGCACGTCAACGCCTATGTCGCCGAGCACGTCTACACGGCGCGCGCGCGGCCCGAGGCGGATCTCTACGCCCGGATCGCGATGGTGCCCTACGAGGTGGTGGGGCCCCTTTCGAAATGGGTCAAACAGGACTCGACCAAGATGGTCCTCGTCGACCTTGACCCCGCTGACGTGCCGAAACGGATAGCTGAGTTGACCGACTGGATGGGCGATATCGGGCGGGTCACACGGTCGCTCGATTGGTTCGTCGAGGTGATTAACCCGCAGGTGTCCAAGTCGCGGGCGCTGGCGATGGTGGCGGACCGGCTTGGCATTGCGCAGGCGGAGGTCTGCGCCATCGGGGATAACACGAACGATGAGGACATGGTGAGTTGGGCCGGCTTCGGCGTGGCTATGGGCCAGGCGCCCGACGCCCTGAAAGCCGTCGCCAACTACGTCACCGGGCGGATCGGGGAGGCGGGTGTCGCGCAGGTGATCGAGCGCTTCGTGATCGGGAAAGAGGAACCGCGAATGCGCGCTTAG